In Dysgonomonadaceae bacterium PH5-43, the genomic stretch ATCTTGTAAAATATCGTAAATGTCTATTTTTATAGAGCCAGAATTAAAGCCTTTGCTGAATAATCGTTTTGTGATAGAAGCATTCCATATTGTTTCGGGAATATCATAACCTTCGGTATATCCTTTACGGGCAGTGTAAGTTATGTCGCTCTCTATGGTTATATTAAAAGGTAAATACCAAGTGGTGTATGCGTTTAGTCCGTAGTTGTAAGTGTCGCGATTATTCTCGGGGCGTACAGTATATGTTATATGATTATAATTAAAATTAGCTCTTAATCCTAAGTCAAATAAATCGGAACGAAAACTACCATTGGCACTTATTTGAGTAGAGAAATCGCCTTTTGTATTCTTTACAGTATTTGTGTTTCCAGCAACATAATTAGATACATAAGATTTTTGATCGCTGTAGTTAACGGAAACATTAGAGCCTAAAGAAAACTTCTTATTTCTTAAAGGAGAATTTATACCTCCCCTAAATCCCATATTCCAGTTGCCATTTATATTGTCGTATGTTGTTTCTCTAATACCGTCAGATCTTAATGTTTGTATAGATACGATGTCGTTTATAGAAAAACCTCCATTAAGACTAAGATTGTAATTAAGCTGTGTGTCTATTACGTATTTTTGAAAACGAGCATTAAGAGAGTTTCTGTATCCGGGTTTAAGATTAGGATTACCTGTAACCCAACTGTTAGGTCGAGAAGTGTCGGTGTAATCTCTAAGTTGACTTGCGGAAGGTTGGTTTGTTTGCCCTGAATAATCAATTCTTAAATTAGTACGCTGACTAAATAGGTAATTGAAGTTAACAGTAGGCGAGAAGTTAATTACATTTTGTTTAATAGAACTAATAACAGAGTCACCTATCATATTTGGTAATCTATTATAATAAGAATACCTTAGTGGATCTGAACTCGAAGACGGTTGATATGTTTCTGTGAGTGAGTTTGATGGATCGACATTGAATCCGATAGTATAATTAAACTTCTCTCTAATTGCTTTGAAACTTAAGCCAATGCGTTGAGTTGTTGAGTTACGTAAAGTACTTCTACTTTGGTCTAATACGAGAGATGCAATAGAGTCGGTTTCTATCATAGAAATCAATAACAAAGGATCGTGCCCATATAGGTTTTCATATAAATCGTAAGTACTGTTTACGTTTTCCGAATCGTTGTAAGATATTCTATAGAAAAATTGTAAGAAGTTATTTTTGCCTATAGGCTCTACGAAAGAGAGATTAGCTCTAAAACTTTTACTTGTATTATCGCTTTCGTCTCGTCTGTTTTGTATAGAGTCGTGTTGTATTGTGTATCTATATGTTTGATTGAAAGTGTTTTCGTAAGAGAAATTATCGTTATAACTTCCGTTTAAGCTTATAGTAAAAGTACGTCCTCTTTTGCTGTTAAACTTATGAGAATAATCTAAGTTAGCACCTAAGTTATAACCATCTCCTTTAACTTTAGAGTTTTCTTCTTCGGTTAAAATCATATCAGAAGTGTCGTAGTCTGAACGTTCCAAAGATTCTTCTTGATAACTTTTGTCTTTGTTGAACGAAAAGTTAGGACGGAAAATCAAAGTATTCATAGTGTCGGGTTTCCATTCTAATCTAAAGTTTGCAGCAACAGCATCTGAAATGTATTTATTAAGAGATGAACTTCTGTCTAATTGAGATATGGTTTCTGATAATGTTGCGCTTTCTGATTTGTTTTTAGAAAGACGATCTATACCAGTATATCTTACATCTCCGTTTACAGATAATGCTGTTGAGAACTCTTTATTCATATTTGCCATGATATTAGTAGTGGTTGTAATTCCTCCGCTACCTCTGCGAGTTCGCATTCCGCTCGACCTTTGAGCGCCTAAATCTTGAGCCCCCATATTGTTATTGTTGTTTTTGCCCACAATAACAGTATATCTGTCAAAATCTTGCATTTTATTCAAGAAGCCAGCCATTCTGTATCTGAAATCATTTTCGTTTGCAAGGTCGGCACCTGCACCAGCATAAGCATTACCCACAGTGCCTCTTTTCATACCAGGCTTAGTCGTAAGATTAATTATTGTTTCTTCCTCACCGTCATCAAATCCAGTTAAGCGAGCTGTTTCGGATTTTCTATCAATTACTTGTACCTTTTCAACCATTTCGGCAGGTAGATTTTTAGAAGCTACTTGAGCGTCGTCAGAGAAAAATTCTTTACCATCAACAAGTATCTTGGGAATGCTTTTCCCGTTTGCAGTTATTTTACCGTCTTTGTCTACTTCTACGCCAGGAAGCCTTTTAAGCAAGTCTTCGACAACAGCGTTTTCAGTTACCTTGAAGGATTCGGCATTAAACTCTATTGTGTCATTCTTCACTATCATTTCGGGAGTTTCGGCAACAATAACAGCTTCTCTAAGTCTTATTGCATCTATTTCGAGATATTGAGTGCCTAAGTTTTTGTTTGGTTGTTCGTTTGATAGTGTTACTTTCTGTAATGTAGTTTTATACCCCAAGTATGAAAACTTTAGAAGATAATTACCCGAAGCTAAGTTTTTGATAGAGTAAACTCCATTTTGATCTGTTGTTGCTCCTGTAATTACGGTGCTATCTTTTGGATTTAATAATCCAACCCCAACACCTATCAAAGGTTCTTTCTCATCTTTGTCAAATAATGTGCCCGATAACGAAATGTTTTTCTGTGCAACTACAGAAAAAGAACAAAGAAGGAGAATCAATAATATATTCCCGAAAATTTTCATACAATTATTTTTATTTAGTTAGTGAACTTGAAGTTCAGACAAAGGGAAGATGCAAAGGTTTAATGTATGAGCTTGTTTTTTAATATTTTAACAAAGAGAGGAGTGTTATGTTCGTGAATATTCAACAAATAGTTGTACTTTCGTACTCTAATTTTTATAGTTAATGAAAGATTTTATTAAAGTTTTAAGAAGGTATATTCCTCCGTATAAAAAATATTTGATAGCAAGTGTAATAATGAGCATACTATCAGCGGTGTTTTTTCTATCATCGTTTTATTTAATCATTCCAATTCTAAATTTATTATTTGAAATAGACAGTGATGTTGTATATGAATATGCTCCATTAACATTAGACAATATAACAAATATAGTGTCGGTGTTGAAAAATAATTTTTATTGGGCTATGTCTCAGCTTATGGAGACGTATGGGGGGACTAAAACCTTGTATATATTGGGGGCATTCCTCGTGGGAATGACGATAATTAGAACAGGAACTCTTTATTTTTCGTCGTATTTTATGATTCCTATTCGAACAGGGGTAGTGCGTGATATAAGAAATCAAATAAATGATAAAATAGTGTCGTTGCCACTTGCTTTCTTTTCGGAAGAGAGAAAAGGAGATATACTTGCTCGTATATCTGGCGATGTAAATGAAGTGGAGAGCTCTGTTATGAGTTCTTTGGATCTGTTGTTTAAGAATCCTGTTCTAATCTTTATTTATTTCGTATGTATGCTTTTTGTTAGTTGGCAGTTAACATTGTTTGTGCTCTTAGTATTGCCTATTGCTGGTTATATTATGGGGCAAATAGGGAAAAATCTTAAAAAGAAATCATTGTTAGGACAAGAGCAATGGGGAGGGCTTATGGCTCAGATAGAAGAAACCTTAAGTGGTTTGCGTATTATTAAAGCTTTTAACGCCGAAAATAAGATAAATAAACGATTTAGAGAGAGCAATAATACTTATAGAAATACAACAAAACGTATCTTTCGTAAACAGCAATTAGCACACCCTGTTAGCGAATTGTTAGGAACTTTTACTATCGCTATTGTTTTATGTTATGGCGGGTACTTGATTTTGAATAACGGCAGCTCTATGGAAGGAGCCACCTTTATTTATTACCTTACAATCTTCTATATGATAATAAATCCAGCTAAAGATTTGTCAAAGGCGGCTTATTCGATACAAAAAGGCTTGGCTTCTATGGATAGAATAGATAAAATACTTAATGCGGAAACAACGATAACAGACCCCAATAACCCTGTTGAAGTTTCTCTTAACGACAATATTTCGTACAATAATATATGGTTTAAGTATAGAGAAGAATGGGTTATAAAAGATGTATCTCTTAAAATTCCTAAGGGTAAAACTGTAGCGTTGGTTGGGCAGTCTGGTTCGGGTAAATCAACAATGGTAGATTTGCTTCCTCGCTTTTACGATGTGCAAAAAGGAAGTATAAGTATTGATGGTGTAAATATAAGAGATGCTAAAGTTAAAGATTTAAGAAACTTAATGGGTATAGTAAATCAAGAAGCCATACTGTTTAACGATACATTCTTCAATAATATTGCTTTTGGAATAAAAGATGCAAAGATGGAAGATGTAGTAGAGGCAGCAAAAGTAGCCAATGCTTACGAATTTATTATAGCAAGTGAAAATGGATTCGATACGAATATAGGAGATAGAGGCTGTAAACTTTCTGGCGGACAAAGACAACGTATAAGTATAGCTCGTGCTGTGTTGAAAAATCCTCCAATATTAATATTAGATGAAGCAACATCGGCCTTAGATACCGAATCGGAACGCTTAGTGCAAGATGCTTTAGAAAAACTTACAACTAATAGAACAACCATAATGGTGGCTCACCGCTTATCTACAATAAAAAATGCAGACCTTATATGTGTTATGCACGAAGGTAGAATTGTAGAATCAGGCACTCATAATGAGTTGATTTCTAAGAATGGATATTATACTAAACTTTGCGAAATGCAATCTTTTTGATGTGAGATTAAAAATTATTCAAAAAATGTTTGCAGTAAAAGAAAAAATATTTACCTTTGCATCGCAAAACAAAAAAGCCAAACGCGAAAGTAGCTCAGTTGGTAGAGCATAACCTTGCCAAGGTTAGGGTCGCGGGTTCGAGTCCCGTCTTTCGCTCAAAGTTCCTGAAACATAAAAATATGGTCTGCTCGGATGGTGGAATGGTAGACACGCAAGACTTAAAATCTTGTGACCATTACGGTTGTGCGGGTTCAAGTCCCGCTCCGAGTACGGAGAAAGACTCTAATTGCTAATTTTATAAGCGATTAGAGTTTTTTCTTTTTATGATTTGCGCTACATTTGCACTATGCTCAACTTAACTTTCTTAAATTAAATTTATTCTCTATTTTATTAACGTTTGGCGAAACCAAAAGAAACTTCTATCTTTGCATCTGTTAAAGTGTTAAAAACTTTAGCATATATAAATGTGATTAAAACAACATAAACATATACAATAGGTTATGAAAAAAATTATAACTATAATTATTTTCTTTGTATTTATAAATATAAATACTTTTGCTCAATTTACTTCTCTATCAGGAGCTGTAAATATAGGAACACATCAAGGAATGCAATTGTATTCAGCTCCGCAGGGGTCTAAGATTACTTATAATGGACGCTTCCAAAGTTTAGAAGTGAATTCTAAGTATTTATACAATAAAGGAAAGAAAGGAGCGTATGCAAGTAAAAAAGAAATTGTTGTAAATGATAACAACAATTTTCAAAAAGCAGGAACATATAATACAATTCGCACTGGAGCTAACATAGGCTATTCGTCATTCAAGAGTAATACTATCTGTGTTTTTGTATCATCGCCTTTATTTATGACTCAGTGCGCTAACAAAAGTAATGAAATACATATAGGTGCAAAAGACCCAATCAAATGGGAGCGTAGTTTGGACGGGGGATTGTCTTGGAGCGATATTCAATGTAATGCTCGAAGTTTTGTTGAGGAAAATCCACGACCAGGAACATATCTATACCGAGTGTTAAATAGTGACGGTACATATTCAGAGATATGTAAAGTTATCTACACAAATGCTGTGCCTGAAACAATAAATACATTACCTACAGTAAATACAAAAATGGTTGATGAAAGTGTTGTCTTTACGTTAGGATTGACGGACGATCATTACACTTATCAATGGTATAAAGATAATACAGCAATTGAAGGAGCTACTGCGAACACATATTCTATTGACTTAATTAAAACTATTCACGAAGGTTCTTATTATTGTGCGGTTGGGAATGGTTATAATTCTGTTAATTCAAAACCATCTTCACTTGTAGTGAACAAATGTCCTCAAATAATTACTATTGATGAAATTCCTGTAAAAGATTATGGTCAGGGGGACTTTTATTTGCCAAAAACAACAAATAAGGGTCTAATAATCACTTATCAAAGTACTAACACGAATGTAGCAGAGATAGAAGATAACAAAGTGCGAATTAAAAATCCAGGTTCAACTACTATTATTGCATCTCAGGTTGGTAATGATGAATATTTATTAGCTTCAACGGTTGAGAGAAAACTAACTGTTAATAAACAAAATCAGGTTATTATATTCGGAGGAATTCCAACTAAAACATACGGAGATGCTAATATTATTTTGCCAGCAACATCAGATAAAGGATTGGCTATTTCATATCAAAGTACCAATATGCAGGTTGCAACGGTTGATGGTAATGTGTTAACTATTGTCGGAGCAGGAGAAACTAATATTGTTGCTACTCAGTCGGGCGATGATTGTTGCTATGCAGCAACTCCTGTTATTCAAACATTGACAGTAAACAAATCAATGCAAAATATAACTTTCCCTAATTTTGAAGCTAAAACTTATGGCGATGCTGATATAGTATTAAATCAATACAGTGACGCAGGATTAGAAATTATTTATGCAAGTAATGATAATAATATAGCTCAAATAGAAGGTAATGCTGTTAAATTGAAAAATGCAGGAGCGGTGCAGATAACCGCACAGCAAGTAGGGGATAAAAACTATTTAGGAGCAACGTCAATAACAAGAACTTTGATTATACAAAAAGCAAATCAATCTATTGCCTTGGATAAAATAGAGCCAAAAACATACGGCGATGCTGATTTTTATCTTAATGCAATAGCAAATAACGGACTCCCAATTGAATATGTTTCTGCGAATGAAAATGTAGTTAAGGTAATAGGTAATAAGGTTCAAATAACAGGAGCTGGCAATACTACTATTACAGCGCAACAAATAGGCAATAGTAATTATAATCCAACGCAAGCTGTATCATTGCCAATTACCATATCTAAAGCTATACAAACAATTAGTTTTAATCAATTGGAAGAAAAAACTTATGGCGATGTGGATTTTACATTGCAGGCTACCAATAGTTCGGGTTTGCCAATAATATATACAAGTTCTAATCCAGAGGTTGCTGAAGTTACAAATAATGTAGTTACTATTAAAAAAGCAGGTAGCACTACAATTACTGCATCTGCATTAGGGAATGATAATTATTATAAAGCTGAGCCTCAAGGACGATTATTGAAAATAAATAAAGCAAAATGACAATCAATGGTATTAAGGATTGATGAGTGAATACGAGATAAAATCAATCATGTCAAAATATGGAAAATACGACTTAAAATCCATAAACTATCAACGTTTCAAAGCAGATAAAGAAAAAAATCGGAATCACAAAGCCAATTCAACAACTGAATACTTACACATTTTGGAAAAATGGTAATGTTGAATCTGATTGCTATTTAGACATCTAACTGTATTGACTTTCACCCTACCCCTCGAAAGCCAAAGGCAACAAATCATTTATCGAGTTAATAACGAAGACTTCCTTTTCTCCGTATAAGTAAAGTTTTATGTTATGCTTAAATCTGTTTTGAGTTTCCAGAATTACCTGTCGGCACGCTCCACAAGGAGTTATAGCCTTTTCGGTGAACTTATTAAAAGAATACGCTGCTATTGCAATTGCATCAACTTCTTCGTTGGGATATTGCGAATTGGCATAGAATAAAACCACACGTTCAGCACATAATCCAGAAGGGTAAGCTATGTTTTCTTGATTGTTGCCATCTACTATTGTGCCGCCAGATAAACGCACTGCTGCTCCGACTTTGAACTTAGAATAAGGCGAGTAAGATTTTAATGCTGCCTTTTTTGCAACATCAATCAATATTTTTTCATCAGAATTTAGCTCTTCGTAAGAACAAACTCTTATCTTTGTGCTGATATTGATTTCTTTCATATCTTTATAAATAAAAGCAAATTTAATCTATTCGTCGAATATATGAAAGCGAAGGCCATTATTCTTTTTATTTTTTCTTTATTAATAGCTTCTACTGCTAATGTTGAAGCTCAAAGATTAGCTAAAGCTAATCTTGATTACATAGATAAATATAGCGATTTAGCTATCAAGCACATGGATAAATATAAAATTCCGGCAAGCATTACTTTGGCGCAAGGAATTTTAGAGTCGGGAGCGGGTAGGAGTGCCTTTGTAAAAGAGACAAACAATCACTTTGGTATAAAATGCCATACCGACTGGAAAGGCAATCGTGTCTATAAAGCAGATGATGGTCCGAACGATTGTTTTAGAAGCTACAAAAAAGCAGAAGATTCTTTCGATGACCATTCTAAATTTATTGCTGAACGTGCTCGCTATTCCGAACTTTTTAAACTAAAAATAAGTGACTATAAAGGCTGGGCTCGTGGTTTGCAAAAATGTGGATATGCTACAGATAAAGCTTATGCAAATAAACTTATTAAACTAATAGAAGATTACGAACTATATAAATACGATAAAAAGGGGAAAAAGGATAATGACAAAAAAGACGTTACTGCTTATCCTTTGAAACGCCAACCATATACCGACCACGGATTACTGTATGTGATTGGAGAAGAAAACGATAGTTATGAACGCATAGCTAAAGAAATGAATTTTAAGGTTAAAGATCTAATAAAGTTCAACGAAGTTCCCAATGGTTTCCCTGTTAGCAAGGGAGATATTATATACTTGCAAAAGAAAAATAAACAAGCTCAGAAGCCTTACTATGAACATATTGTGCAAGTAGGAGAATCTATGTATAGTATCTCTCAAAGATATGGAGTTCAGGTAGAGCGTCTTTATAAAATGAACAAGAAAGATGGAGAATATATTCCTGTCGAAGGTGATGTGTTAAAGTTAAGATAATTATGTTCGACTTGATAACAATACTTGGGCCTACAGCCTCGGGCAAAACTCCTTTCGCGGCAGCTTTAGCTAATAGGCTTGATGCGGAAATAATAAGTGCCGACTCAAGGCAGGTTTATAGAGGTATGACTATAGGGACTGGAAAAGACATAAAAGACTATACAGTCGGAGATAAACAAATTCCCTACCACCTAATAGATATATGTGAGCCTGGGGAGAAATATAATGTTTTTAGATTCCAACACGATTTTCATCAATGTTTTAAAGAGATAACCGAGAAAGGGAAAAAGCCAATACTGTGTGGAGGTACAGGTTTGTATATTGAATCGGTGCTTAGAGGCTATAAGTTATTAGATGTTCCTGAAAATATTGAGTTAAGACAAAAACTTAAAGACAAAACTCTCGAAGAGCTCGAAGCTATTCTTAAAACGTACAAACAACTTCATAATAAAACAGATGTAGATTCGGCACAAAGGGCTATTCGTGCAATAGAAATAGAGGAATATTATACTACCCAGGCTCCCGAACAACGAGATTATCCTCCTGTAAACAGTTTAGTTATAGGTATAGATATAAATAGAGAATTGAGAAGGTCTAAAATAACTAAACGATTAAAAAGTCGCTTAGACGAAGGTATGATAGATGAGGTAAAAACACTGCTTGACAATGGTCTTTCGCCCGACGATTTGATTTACTATGGATTAGAATATAAGTATCTTACATTATACGTTACGAAACAGATCTCATATAAAGAAATGTATGAGAAATTAGAGATAGCAATACATCAATTTGCTAAAAGACAGATGACTTGGTTCAGAGGAATGGAAACAAGAGGGACAAAAATAAATTGGATAAATGCCGAACTTTCGTTAGAGGAGAAGCTTAACCAAGTCGACTTACTTTTCTAAGGCGTTCTTCATCAATAACCTTAATCTTTTTTCCGTCAAGTACAATAATCTTTTCGTCTACGAAATTGCCTAAAGTGCGGATAGCATTAGAAACCGTCATATTTGATAAACTTGCAATATCTTCGCGAGCTAAATAAACATTAATTGTTTTGTCGTCTTCTAATCCATAACTATCTATGAGAAATACAAGAGCTTCGGCTAATCTACCTCTAATATGTTTTTGTGTTAGATTAACAGTGCGCTCGTCAGCTATACCCAAATCTGCAGATAAACGTCTGATGAAATACATACAGATTGCATAGTTATTCTTCATAATGTCGGTAAGCACTGTCATAGGTATAAGACATACGGTAGAAAGCTCAAAGGCGGCAGCATCTGTTAAATAATTTTCTCCAGCAAAGTAAGCTCTATAAGCAAAATATTGAATAGGGCGTATCATTCTGATAATCTGATTTCTGCCACAAACCCCCTCTTTGTATATTTTTACTTTACCTTTCAAAAGACACATTAAATGAGTTGGTTGTTCTCCCTCTGCATATATTTGCTGATTCCTTTTGTAATGAAGAATCGTTGCATTTTCTCTGAGTAACTCCCTTTCCTGCTCATTCAACAGTCGCCACACGTCGCTTAAACTGGTTGAAAAATCTATTATTTCGTCTTCTTTAATGCTCATTTATGCTGTAAAACATTATTATATAGCGCAAAATTAGTAAAAGTTTTGATTAGTTTATATGAAAAGCCTTAAAACTATTCGCCTCTATAGGTTGCTTTGTACTAAAATTTATTGCAATCTGCTTATCTTTTCTTTTTCCTTTCTTTTTCCTTTCTTTACCTTTGTAAGAAAATACATAATATGGGTAGATACAAATTAGGAAAATATAAAGCAACCGACTCAATGAGTCATCTTGTTAGCGAAAGTTATTTTGCTCTTTTAGTTATGAGTCGCTTCGGGATAACTATGGGGTTTAAAGATAAAAGCATAGCGGAAGTGTGTGCTGATTATTCTGTTGATACAAACACATTTTTGGCAGTTGTGAACTTAATGCGAAACCATAATAATATATCTTATTCCGATACTAACGTGTCGATAGAGTCTTTAATGGATTATCTTCAGAGTTCGCATAGCTATTTTTTGAAATATCGTTTGCCTGAGATAAGAACTAAATTGGCAAATGGTCTAAACAAAGATCAAATAGAACTTAATGAAGCAGTGCTTAGTTACTTTGATAAATTTGTGGCAGAAGTAAAAAAGCATATGCTTTATGAAAACAAAAAAATATTCCCCTATGTAAAGGCATTGATTAATAATGATAATCAAGTAAAACCTTCTCTGCTTTTTAATAAACAACACGAACAGATAGAGAATACACTTTCTGAGTTTAAGGAGATTTTCATAAAATATTATCCTGCTAAAAACTCA encodes the following:
- a CDS encoding cytidine deaminase (product_source=KO:K01489; cath_funfam=3.40.140.10; cog=COG0295; ko=KO:K01489; pfam=PF00383; superfamily=53927; tigrfam=TIGR01354), with protein sequence MKEINISTKIRVCSYEELNSDEKILIDVAKKAALKSYSPYSKFKVGAAVRLSGGTIVDGNNQENIAYPSGLCAERVVLFYANSQYPNEEVDAIAIAAYSFNKFTEKAITPCGACRQVILETQNRFKHNIKLYLYGEKEVFVINSINDLLPLAFEG
- a CDS encoding subfamily B ATP-binding cassette protein MsbA (product_source=KO:K11085; cath_funfam=1.20.1560.10,3.40.50.300; cog=COG1132; ko=KO:K11085; pfam=PF00005,PF00664; smart=SM00382; superfamily=52540,90123; transmembrane_helix_parts=Inside_1_20,TMhelix_21_43,Outside_44_57,TMhelix_58_80,Inside_81_92,TMhelix_93_115,Outside_116_182,TMhelix_183_205,Inside_206_282,TMhelix_283_305,Outside_306_309,TMhelix_310_327,Inside_328_611), with the translated sequence MKDFIKVLRRYIPPYKKYLIASVIMSILSAVFFLSSFYLIIPILNLLFEIDSDVVYEYAPLTLDNITNIVSVLKNNFYWAMSQLMETYGGTKTLYILGAFLVGMTIIRTGTLYFSSYFMIPIRTGVVRDIRNQINDKIVSLPLAFFSEERKGDILARISGDVNEVESSVMSSLDLLFKNPVLIFIYFVCMLFVSWQLTLFVLLVLPIAGYIMGQIGKNLKKKSLLGQEQWGGLMAQIEETLSGLRIIKAFNAENKINKRFRESNNTYRNTTKRIFRKQQLAHPVSELLGTFTIAIVLCYGGYLILNNGSSMEGATFIYYLTIFYMIINPAKDLSKAAYSIQKGLASMDRIDKILNAETTITDPNNPVEVSLNDNISYNNIWFKYREEWVIKDVSLKIPKGKTVALVGQSGSGKSTMVDLLPRFYDVQKGSISIDGVNIRDAKVKDLRNLMGIVNQEAILFNDTFFNNIAFGIKDAKMEDVVEAAKVANAYEFIIASENGFDTNIGDRGCKLSGGQRQRISIARAVLKNPPILILDEATSALDTESERLVQDALEKLTTNRTTIMVAHRLSTIKNADLICVMHEGRIVESGTHNELISKNGYYTKLCEMQSF
- a CDS encoding hypothetical protein (product_source=Hypo-rule applied; cath_funfam=2.60.200.30,2.60.40.10; smart=SM00409,SM00635; superfamily=48726,49373; transmembrane_helix_parts=Inside_1_6,TMhelix_7_29,Outside_30_696); translated protein: MKKIITIIIFFVFININTFAQFTSLSGAVNIGTHQGMQLYSAPQGSKITYNGRFQSLEVNSKYLYNKGKKGAYASKKEIVVNDNNNFQKAGTYNTIRTGANIGYSSFKSNTICVFVSSPLFMTQCANKSNEIHIGAKDPIKWERSLDGGLSWSDIQCNARSFVEENPRPGTYLYRVLNSDGTYSEICKVIYTNAVPETINTLPTVNTKMVDESVVFTLGLTDDHYTYQWYKDNTAIEGATANTYSIDLIKTIHEGSYYCAVGNGYNSVNSKPSSLVVNKCPQIITIDEIPVKDYGQGDFYLPKTTNKGLIITYQSTNTNVAEIEDNKVRIKNPGSTTIIASQVGNDEYLLASTVERKLTVNKQNQVIIFGGIPTKTYGDANIILPATSDKGLAISYQSTNMQVATVDGNVLTIVGAGETNIVATQSGDDCCYAATPVIQTLTVNKSMQNITFPNFEAKTYGDADIVLNQYSDAGLEIIYASNDNNIAQIEGNAVKLKNAGAVQITAQQVGDKNYLGATSITRTLIIQKANQSIALDKIEPKTYGDADFYLNAIANNGLPIEYVSANENVVKVIGNKVQITGAGNTTITAQQIGNSNYNPTQAVSLPITISKAIQTISFNQLEEKTYGDVDFTLQATNSSGLPIIYTSSNPEVAEVTNNVVTIKKAGSTTITASALGNDNYYKAEPQGRLLKINKAK
- a CDS encoding hypothetical protein (product_source=Hypo-rule applied; cath_funfam=2.170.130.10,2.60.40.10; cleavage_site_network=SignalP-noTM; pfam=PF13715,PF14905; smart=SM00869; superfamily=49464,56935) translates to MKIFGNILLILLLCSFSVVAQKNISLSGTLFDKDEKEPLIGVGVGLLNPKDSTVITGATTDQNGVYSIKNLASGNYLLKFSYLGYKTTLQKVTLSNEQPNKNLGTQYLEIDAIRLREAVIVAETPEMIVKNDTIEFNAESFKVTENAVVEDLLKRLPGVEVDKDGKITANGKSIPKILVDGKEFFSDDAQVASKNLPAEMVEKVQVIDRKSETARLTGFDDGEEETIINLTTKPGMKRGTVGNAYAGAGADLANENDFRYRMAGFLNKMQDFDRYTVIVGKNNNNNMGAQDLGAQRSSGMRTRRGSGGITTTTNIMANMNKEFSTALSVNGDVRYTGIDRLSKNKSESATLSETISQLDRSSSLNKYISDAVAANFRLEWKPDTMNTLIFRPNFSFNKDKSYQEESLERSDYDTSDMILTEEENSKVKGDGYNLGANLDYSHKFNSKRGRTFTISLNGSYNDNFSYENTFNQTYRYTIQHDSIQNRRDESDNTSKSFRANLSFVEPIGKNNFLQFFYRISYNDSENVNSTYDLYENLYGHDPLLLISMIETDSIASLVLDQSRSTLRNSTTQRIGLSFKAIREKFNYTIGFNVDPSNSLTETYQPSSSSDPLRYSYYNRLPNMIGDSVISSIKQNVINFSPTVNFNYLFSQRTNLRIDYSGQTNQPSASQLRDYTDTSRPNSWVTGNPNLKPGYRNSLNARFQKYVIDTQLNYNLSLNGGFSINDIVSIQTLRSDGIRETTYDNINGNWNMGFRGGINSPLRNKKFSLGSNVSVNYSDQKSYVSNYVAGNTNTVKNTKGDFSTQISANGSFRSDLFDLGLRANFNYNHITYTVRPENNRDTYNYGLNAYTTWYLPFNITIESDITYTARKGYTEGYDIPETIWNASITKRLFSKGFNSGSIKIDIYDILQDRNSISASYTNNGYRISESNSLPSYFMASVIYKFANFENNSAKRSRGGEEGGPNPESMRRRMEMGGGNRGGGGPPAF
- a CDS encoding tRNA dimethylallyltransferase (product_source=KO:K00791; cath_funfam=1.10.287.890,3.40.50.300; cog=COG0324; ko=KO:K00791; pfam=PF01715; superfamily=52540; tigrfam=TIGR00174) is translated as MFDLITILGPTASGKTPFAAALANRLDAEIISADSRQVYRGMTIGTGKDIKDYTVGDKQIPYHLIDICEPGEKYNVFRFQHDFHQCFKEITEKGKKPILCGGTGLYIESVLRGYKLLDVPENIELRQKLKDKTLEELEAILKTYKQLHNKTDVDSAQRAIRAIEIEEYYTTQAPEQRDYPPVNSLVIGIDINRELRRSKITKRLKSRLDEGMIDEVKTLLDNGLSPDDLIYYGLEYKYLTLYVTKQISYKEMYEKLEIAIHQFAKRQMTWFRGMETRGTKINWINAELSLEEKLNQVDLLF
- a CDS encoding hypothetical protein (product_source=Hypo-rule applied; cath_funfam=3.10.350.10; cleavage_site_network=SignalP-noTM; pfam=PF01476,PF01832; smart=SM00047,SM00257; superfamily=54106), coding for MKAKAIILFIFSLLIASTANVEAQRLAKANLDYIDKYSDLAIKHMDKYKIPASITLAQGILESGAGRSAFVKETNNHFGIKCHTDWKGNRVYKADDGPNDCFRSYKKAEDSFDDHSKFIAERARYSELFKLKISDYKGWARGLQKCGYATDKAYANKLIKLIEDYELYKYDKKGKKDNDKKDVTAYPLKRQPYTDHGLLYVIGEENDSYERIAKEMNFKVKDLIKFNEVPNGFPVSKGDIIYLQKKNKQAQKPYYEHIVQVGESMYSISQRYGVQVERLYKMNKKDGEYIPVEGDVLKLR
- a CDS encoding adenine-specific DNA methylase (product_source=COG3392; cog=COG3392) — translated: MSEYEIKSIMSKYGKYDLKSINYQRFKADKEKNRNHKANSTTEYLHILEKW